The following is a genomic window from Mauremys mutica isolate MM-2020 ecotype Southern chromosome 4, ASM2049712v1, whole genome shotgun sequence.
CATGACAACAGACCCGATTTGGCTCACTCCTAATTCCCTCTACTTGCCAATATCAGAGTTGTCTTTTGGAGTAAGAAAGGGCAGTGCTTCTTATCTATAGCTAGGAACAGGCACAGTCTGGTGAGATACAGTTTCTctcttttcttgtttttgccTCCCATCGTCTTCCCCTTTTGTCTTAGAGCTCTTTTCTACATGAGCAGTTCAGCTTTTAAAAGTACCAACATGAAATCctgccccactgatgtcaatgggagctttgttattgacttcagtgggatcaggcaTTCACTCCTAATAAGTAGTGCTCTTACTAACCCCCAATGGAACAGCAGATTTCAGCTAACAACCAAAACTGTTATTACTTTCGTTTAAAAAAATTCCACaccttcaaaacaaaaaaaacctaaacaTTAAGATGTCTGCAAATGAACATTTAAGGGAGCCAGCCAGTTCCTCTCACTTCTTTGTCAAATGTGTACAAATGGGAAACTTTTGTGCAGGCAAATTCAGTCATTTAAGTTTTCTATGCTTTTTTCTTCTGAGGCTAGAGCTCTTCCATggacttaattactccagccccagcGAGCAATGGTAGCAACAtccatgggagaagctctctcaccaacatcactcaggccttggctacactggcgctttacagcgctgcaactttctcactcaggggtgtgaaaaaaacacccccctgagcgcagcaagttacagcactgtaaagtgccagtgtaaacggtgccccagcgctgggagcgtggctcccagcgctgtaagctaatcccctccgggaggtggagtacctgcagtgctgggagagctctcccccagcgctggcgccgcgaccacactcgctaTTCAAAGTTGGAGTtttgagtgtagccaagccctcagaggggtggcttattcacacccctgtgtGATGGAACTTATACCGAGATAAGCTGTAGCCTGTACACAGCCTGAATACATATATCAAAAGGCTCAAAACTACTAGAACATTGTATGACAATAGTAGTCTCATACTGTTCATAAGACATTAAGATACTACAAACCATGTCACTCCCCCGAAGATAGCACAGCACAGGGACAGCATGGGTATGTGAAGTACCCTCCACAGCAGCACACTCCCAGTACTAAAACCTTACAAAAGCATAACACACCTGATGGAATAGAAATCCATGACTGTGTGTACCCTGATGGACTGTTGCTCCCTGAAGCTTGATCCATCCCCTCCATTCAGACACACAATCACTGTATTACAATGATACAGATCAGATAGATACCACCATCATCCTTGCATTTTACTGGAGATGTAATATAACCAGGCATCTTGGAAATAAAATGCAACAAACCTTTCCCTGGTTGGATCTGTCTATCAGGTACCTTGCCAGCTCTTTGCTGGTTTTCTTCATCACTGGATTTTTTATCCTGTGTTCCCTGACGGACAAGTTTTGTAGCAGGAGTCAGGATCAAATTGCTGTTGTAATCTGTCCCTAACAATGTTCCCTTAGATGGCATTTGATGCTGCTTTTCATGGGATGCCTTGGCTTTCATTCTTTGGAAGATTTTTGCTGGAGATTCATGAGTTAAAGGATCACAAGCTTTGCGTTTCAGTAAATTTTTGTCTTTTAGTGGCAAGACCTGTTGCTGCTGGCAAGATGCAACTTGTACTGCTACAGTGTCAGAATCTGGCTTTATTTCACTGAGGTCAAGAAATTCTTTAACGTAAGTGCCATCTGTTATTAATGTGGACTGAAAAATACCTTCCCTTTTCTTGGAAGTTCCTGCCCCTCTTGCATGGTTTTCCTTGGAGTCACGTAAAGCTGAAGGGAGCACAGCTTCTTTTGTTGCAGAAGTAGTCAGACCAGCATCTTGAAATTTCACCAAATCTTTTAAAGGAGTAATAGTACCTGACGGTATGTTGCTCATTAAGATTGCCTGCAAAGGCATATCTCCTCTTCTGCTAGAAGAAATGTGAGATTTTGAAATCCTTGTATTTTTTAAAGGTGTAATAATCATCTTGTCAATGTTGACAACTATGTGTTGTGCTCCTACTGCAAAGTCATTAAAATGTGCATGTTTAGgtatagttttttaaataaaggaagaaGGAACATGAATTCCACGGACTGTCGACTTTATTTCTTCAAATGTCAGCTAGAAAAAGAAACGTGGTGAAAAGAAGTTGGTCGTTACATTTTCAGTGTTAATGCTACATTTTAAAGTAAACTTCTGTTGTACCTCAGTCAAGCCGAAGTGCTAGGTACAGACTGGCAGCCTGCTTGTTTCACAGCCAATTATTTAGTTTCAGAAAAGTGACACACAAACATAACACTCGCAGTACAGTGTACTTCAGCAACTGTATTGTCATGGGTTGCTCGGTTTACTAGATTAAGAATGTCTCCAAGAGCATCCTTCTAGACCCTTGACGTGAACAGGAGACTTCCCAGGTGATTTCAAGGAGAAGAGGATCAAGTCCCTTGGCTGTTTTCTAAAACTACAAGGCTCCAGCCTCTTCCCGGCTTCAGGAAACTGATGGGGAAAGCTCAGCCTTGGGCTTAGGagttccccacccccagagccctgtTAGCCATAGTCAATACCCGGGGCATCCGTGCAGCGAGAGCTGGGGTTTCATGGGCGCCACAGAGCTCGTGTGCAGCGCCGAGCACCGGCCACGAGAGACACAAAGCCCGGGAGTGAACAGCCGCCGCTGCTGACAGCAGGTGCCTGGTACAAGCGGTCACCCACCGCGGCTCTCCCCTAGCCCAGACAACAGCGCGGGTCTAGCCCTGGGCGGGGCGGACCGGACCGGGCCGGGCCGAGCCGGACAGCCCCGCCGGcttccgccccgcccccgggcgtCAGGGACGCGCCGGGCCCGGCCCGCGCTCTGCCCTGTCacaccaccacccctcccccaagcgtcCGGCCCGCCACACTCACCCGCCGCCTCGCtcgcgccgccgccgccacctcTCTCTTCTCTGCGCCACGCGCGCGCGCAGCCGTTAGAAATTTTGAGTCCCACCGCCTCGCACGCTGATTGGCAGGGAGCGGAGTGACGTCGGCGGAGGCGGGGCTGCGGCCGTGGCACGCGGGGCGTGGTTCGCTCGCAGTGACGTAAGGCGCGGTGGGCGGGAAGCGGGTGTTGCGGGCTAGGTGGGTCTAGCCTGTCAGCCGCGGTCGCTGTGAGGTGGGCGGGaacgcgcccctcccccccctttatTATTTAACAACAGAAGTgagcgctgcccgctgcggcccGGGTCGGGGGCGGTGCGTGCTGAGTGCGCGAGGTGAGGCTGGGCTGGTTCGGTTCGGTTCCTCAGCGGGTCCCCCAGCGAAAGAAGCAGCGCGGGACTGGACCCCGAGAACAGGCCGCTCGCTGTAGGCGGAAcagccgccccccccgcccggccgcctCTCGTGTGTTTTTTCCTTTTCAGCATTTCGCTTTCGGAAGCTCAGTGGGCGGTTTGGCGCAAGGCTGCGAagattaacccccctcccccccggtatGTCAACATCAGCCCTCAGCTGAATTCGGCCCATACACCTGCAACCAGGGCTAAGGGGTCTCTGCTAACCCCGCACACAGGATTTTACTTTCAGTGCCTAATATCTGACCAAGAAGAGGGACTCTGGCTCCCCCTCAAAGACGCCATTCAACCGAGCAACtttgctcacatgagtaaagttactcacgtGCAGGTGTTTGCATGAGCCAAGTGTTGTTTATTAACAAGAGGGGCATCTCTGCTTTGTTCTTTAAATTTCCTaagacttttttaaaagaaatgttcttGCTCAGTTTGATTTGCGTTTTGTCAAGAAAGGCAAAGTCCTCCTTCAATCTAAGAAATATTTTTCCCTCTGAGTAGGTTTTTTATCTCACGGATACTTGGGCACAAGATTTTATATCCACCAGGTGATGAGGCAGCCCTTTTGTTACTAATGACTTCAGTAGGTTTGTAGGTATTATTAGTGCCTAGGGTAATATTCCAAATGGTGAGTTCTACCACCATGTTACAAAAGGAAAAAGACAAGTGATTGGTGACACTAACAAAACTTTTATCCAGATGTGCTAGCTCACTagataacaaaaaataaaaagagagtgAAATCAGGAGATAGCCAAGGCATCTAATAGACCAGACCTCATGGATTTGGATTGGCTCCACTAGTTGagctttaaaatgcagagctgcaGGCAAAAGGCCATATAATTAACTACTCAACCATGTAACTGACTGGATAATTACACTAGTTAGGCACAGTGCACATATATAAAATCTAAATCAAGGAAAAGGAAAATACACAATTATAGGCACTCAGAGTCCAAGCTTGGTCTCTTCAGAGAGGAATCTGGTAATAGCTTGTTGAGTTCAGGAAAATATCTAGTTTGATGAAAAATCTCCTTCATAAGCTCAAGGCATCTGGGCAGGAGTGGCTGTCTGGACCCCATTCTTTCCTAAGACCATCAGATATGGATTTCCTAAGTATCTGTGCTGCTTCCCCTCTAATCTGTGTATAGAGAAACTCCAACCCCAGAAGAGAGAGCAGCCGgtgtgcagggggatgagaggcAACATGCTATATGTGCATGTGgtgaaggagagaggactggttGTGAAAAACTGAAAGGGAAGTGCTCACCAGTCCCATGCACTGTTTTCTTCAGCAAGCCGATAACTTTGCATTATGCTATTGGTTTCATCTATCTGTGCTGCTAACTGTGCATCAATCACTTAAACTGGGATCATCTGGTAAGGTAATTTAAAAGAAACCCAACATTAGCTGGTAAAATTAAAAGGGAGATAGAAttagagacagagagaaaacacCAGAGGAAGTTGGTAAAAAATCAAAACAGTAGCTGCAAGGGAAGGGGCACCTTTATATTTTGTGTCTGGTTGTTTAGATAGTAATTGTGGCTTAGGTATAAACAAATCTTGGGGCTGTAGCAGGGCAATAGAAATAAAGCATATTGGCTGTATTATACGTACAAAGGTACATGTGGTGTCAATGAGTGGCTCCATGCTATAGCAGTGGTTATTGCTATCTTCTAGCATCCAGTGTTTTACATACTGTTTTGCCTCAGGAAATCTCCTAAAACTTAATGTATGATTGCCCATTTTATCGCTTCTGCACTAGATTATCTGTAATATCAAGGAAGAATGCCAATTCCTTGTGCACTTGAAATAAGGTACCATGAGGAGGGCTTGGGCTAGGCTGGGGGAGCCTTTTAATATTAAGAGAAATCAGTGCATCTCATTCAACCAGAATAGAGTCTTTGacatgaaaaaaaataataattcatgtCTTGAGGATTTACATTCTGATTCCTACAGAGATTTATAGCAACTATGAAGAACCTTGGAAATCAGTCATTAATTGTTACTCTCCCTTTTGGAGCTATTTTCTTGGCAGTGGCGTAATTAGATTTGTCCTTTCTACATATCTACCTAGTTAACCACTTCATAATCTGTTGCCATTACCACAAAGTTTTTGTTCCATTTTTATAAAAAGTGCATGCTGTTGCTTCAGAAGCAGTACTCATTTTTATCATGCTCTGCAATACTCTTTTAATTTCTGAGCTCTCATTTCAAGAACATTTAAATCTTTGAATAAATCTGATCCTTCTTTTGCCTTTGGGGAGGAAGTCAGATTTTgtttataattatttaatgacccaTACTTTGGCTTTAAAACTCCAGAAATGCCATTAAATCCACTTAAATCTTTAATTTCCCCTTTGATTCATGCTGCAAATTAATTAGACACATTAAGTCTCTAATCTCTTGCTTGTTTTTTGTCTTCCTGGTTCTTCCTTGGCTGGGTCTGTATTTTATTTGTTGCAGTTGAATGAGTCTTGGCTGTTCACTGTAGGACTTGTGGCTTGTTTGTTTTCAGAAACTGGAAGGTCTGCCATGAATTAAGCAGAGGGCTACAGGAAGAGAAAAGATGATCTTGTGGTTCAGGCAGTTGAATGCTACCTGGAAGAACTCTGTTCTGTCCTTGCCTCAGAGATAGAGTTTGTGTGATGCAAGGCATATTACTGAAACCAAAACTTTCACAGGTGGCCACtaactgtgtgttcctcattttctgagcACCTGACTTGAGACACTTGGGGCCTGACTTCTagacatgctgagcacccacaactgcaGCTATGGCTGCTTAGCTATAAGAGGACAATGCTGTCTGGAGGAATAAGCACAGGACTGGGTGTTTGTGGGACTagttctaatcctgactctgcTGCTGATTTACTTTgaggccttgagcaagtcactttgccccagatttttaaaggtatttaagtgttGCTCTGTTCAGCATTGCAAGGCTTAagtgtcattttcaaaagtgacctaggCAATTACACTCCTACTCACATTTAAAAATGAGACATGCTCCTAAATCAGTTGAGCATTGCAACGCGGAgcagagcaatgcctaaatacctttaaatatctggGCCTTTGCCTTTGttcatttataaaatggggaGTTGTGAAGATAAAATCATTAATATTTTTAGGCTCAGATAGTACAATGAGTGCATAGAAGACAACCTGAAATTAATAATTCTGGGTTTGGATGGTGTGCAATAAATAAGGCCTGTGAACATTGTTCTTCATGTGTGGTGAATGATGCAGAGGTTCCATGGAAAAAAtactgtgatcatgtaattaaagattatctGTTATGTTCGTAGCATACAAACATCAAAGTTGGATAAAAGTATAAAATACCCTGCCACCTTCCAGAGAGAGTAacacactactttatttcttagactcCAGGACCCTAACACACAAGAATCAAAATCAGAGCGAGACAAAGCAGGTTGTTCCCCAAACAGAGAAGCACAACTTAATCCACTTTGCTCTAGGCTGACTCTTTACAGACTGACTGCTGAAAATCCAGGTCACacgcttccctacagagcccccaaGCAAAACCAGAAAACCCTTATACTTCAAGTGACAGCTTGAATTTTTAATGCAGAGTTCAATGCCCTACTGTATCATtatgcacagacaaccttaattctgccactTCCTAACTTTCCTGTACTTGAccttgcaaccttaacattcttttattgTAACACGTGTATGGTATTTACAGTATCTCTACAAAACACACTGTACTTTATGCACACATTTATGTATTTCATGGTAAATGTTAATATGTGGTATAAATGTAGGTGGCAGTCATGCTACTTCATTCAGTCAACTCCCTCTTGTAGGCTTTGGGCCACAGGGCTTACATTTACATAATACTTTTCTTGGCTATATAACTAattgttgtctttttttaaagagagtGGAAGAATGCAGGAGAAAAGTATGCCAGCCAGTAATACAGGGATAATGAGAGCCACTCACTTGCTGCAATTACCGCAAGAAATGCTGACTGAGATAATCATGTACCTTCCTGCTGCGGAAAAATCCAAGGTCCGTGCCACATGCAGTTTCTTCAAGGACCTGGTTGATCAGCCTGTTGTGTGGCAAAAGAGTACCATTGTCCTCCGACGCATAAGCGCTTTCAACGCCGAATTCTGGGACGTGCTTCGGAAAAGAAAGATCACTTCTGTAGAAGTGAAAGACATTAGGCTTAAGCAATGGCAAAAGCTGCTGAGGTTCATGCCTGGTCTGCTAGATGTAACTGTGGATTCCCTCTGGAGTGAGGAAATCCTGCAAGGGTTACAGCTGCTCACAGATCTACAGAAACTTCACTTGAAAACGTGCTCTAGGTTATCTGAGAGAAGTGTAATCATGGAAGTTGTGCGCTTTCAACGCCTTACTCACTTGTTGTTGTGTGGCATAACCTTCTTAAGTGACAGTGAATTGATCAAAATTGCTTGCTTACAAAACCTACATACGCTCTCATTGCATACTGTGCAAAAGGCTCTTCCTGAGAAAGCACTAGAGTATGTTTTATTCCATTTACCAAAACTCAGAGAACTGTCACTTTCTTGTATCCTGAGTAAGGAGCATTTTTTGTTATGCCTCAGTTTGCCAGATAAACATCCCATCCCTTATTCATCAGAAGGTGAGTGTTGTTTCTATAGGCTATATTTATATACACTATATTCAGAATTATGGCACCAGTCCTGCCAGCTCTGATGCATGTGTTTCACTTTGCTACCATGAgaaatcaataggactactcaggGTGAAATGTTAAATATATGCATAAGAGCTGGCAGGATTGGAGCCGTTGTTGCTCAAAGGGTTTCAtgctggcaggggctgctccaggcaccagcacgccaggggcggctgtaggcattttgccgccccaagcacggtaggcaggttgccttcggtgccttgcctgcagagggtccactggtcccgcagcttcgccggagcctgcgggaggtccgccgaagccgcgggaccagcggaccctccacaggcacgcctacgggaggtccgccaaagccgtgggaccagcagatcctccgcaggcatgccgctgaaggcagcctgcctgctgccctcacggcaccggcagagcaccccccacggcttgccaccccaagcacgcgcttggcgtgctggggcctggagccgcccctgcagcacgcaaagcgcatgcttggggcggcaagccacgggaggcgctctgctggtcgctgcgagggcggcaggcaggttgcctttggcggcatgcctgtggagggtctgctggtcccacggcttcggcggacctcccgcaggcgtgccgccgaatccgcaggaccagggacctcccgcaggcaagccgccgcgggcagcctgcctgccgtgcttggggcagcaaaatacctagagccacccctgcacgcTGGGTATATTAGAGTGTGTTGGTAGTGAAGATTTATTCTTAACTGTATCCACTTGCTTTAGTGGACTAGGTTAAGATTTTCATTGCATTACTGTTTTGATATGTCGTAAACATGTTTCCTAAAGCTTGTGGAGTATTTTAAACTGAATATATAAATAGCTTTTTCAAATTGTGATCAtggctgggatttttaaaagggaCTTAAGGAATTCGGTGTCCCTCTCCCCTGAATTTTGATAGCTTTTGGATGCTAGACTCCTTTGGGAATTCCAGgctctaaaaataaaatatggggACCCGTGATTAGGCTGTAGAATATAATCACAGCCCAAAAGGAGGATATAGTTCTtggccaagactttcaaaagtgacttgattTTAAGTGTGTCTGTTTTCTGATGTCCAAATGGAGACACCTTTAAtgggtcctgattttcagaaagagctGAGCACTTGTCCTCAAAATCAGGCACAAAAAAATTACCTCGTCCACCTTGTTTCTCCCAAATCACtagtaagatttaaaaaaaaaaattgacacgcACATTTAAGTATTGTAGCATTTTTATACTTCAGTTTTACACTTAAAGCAGAGATTCAACCTCTTTGTTTTGTATGAAAAATCCTGTGCATCTTTACCAACTTTACAGCACATAATCAGAGAGAACAGAGAAAGTTCTCTGGGGATCGTCAGCTGAATTTGTTCCTTAGTTTaggaattttaaataattttaaaatggacgCTTTATGAAATTTCCATATCTGACCTTTTTTTCAGACCCTTCTACTAACCAATGATTAGTTTGTTTATTGTTCAAACTTTCTAGATAACTCATTGTCAGATATCTTCCAGTTTGGTTGTTAATTTGGCTTAACTGCAACCTAATTTCTTCAAAGTGTGGGGATTTCACCCCTATCTTTCCTGTTATATTCACTATGTGCTACCATAAGTATGAACCTAATGTAAAGACTTATACATAACTTGTGCCTTAATATTGGAAAACAAATATCTCTGGGATGTCATAAGTACTCCCCCCCCTACCTTTTCAATCATCCACTATGTTTAGAGTCACATCCTGTTCCAAAACTTCAGCTTCACGTTCTGGCCTTGAGGCAAACTGGTTATAACCTTCTTTCAGAGCGTTTCCTGGATCAGCTCTCCACCATCCACACACTGACTGTTTGTTACATCAAGGACTTTTTGTTACACTCAGTGGATGTCTTTGGACAAGTGCTGAAGAACCTACCAAACTTGACAGAATTAAATCTTCTATGTAAGTTGTTTTTAAGGTTGAAGTGTTTTTGGGTTTTGTTCTGTGCAGGCTTAGGAAGGTTTGTGGTAGTTTCATCTTC
Proteins encoded in this region:
- the LOC123368005 gene encoding uncharacterized protein LOC123368005 isoform X4: MHCFLQQADNFALCYWFHLSVLLTVHQSLKLGSSESGRMQEKSMPASNTGIMRATHLLQLPQEMLTEIIMYLPAAEKSKVRATCSFFKDLVDQPVVWQKSTIVLRRISAFNAEFWDVLRKRKITSVEVKDIRLKQWQKLLRFMPGLLDVTVDSLWSEEILQGLQLLTDLQKLHLKTCSRLSERSVIMEVVRFQRLTHLLLCGITFLSDSELIKIACLQNLHTLSLHTVQKALPEKALEYVLFHLPKLRELSLSCILSKEHFLLCLSLPDKHPIPYSSEESHPVPKLQLHVLALRQTGYNLLSERFLDQLSTIHTLTVCYIKDFLLHSVDVFGQVLKNLPNLTELNLLWISNLDMFVDNIPSSLVKLSVIGTKLSNSALSCLSDKSWKLREMDLTLSYGFDEKTLKQFPHLFPLLTRLCLRCLSVCTCL
- the LOC123368005 gene encoding uncharacterized protein LOC123368005 isoform X1; amino-acid sequence: MHCFLQQADNFALCYWFHLSVLLTVHQSLKLGSSESGRMQEKSMPASNTGIMRATHLLQLPQEMLTEIIMYLPAAEKSKVRATCSFFKDLVDQPVVWQKSTIVLRRISAFNAEFWDVLRKRKITSVEVKDIRLKQWQKLLRFMPGLLDVTVDSLWSEEILQGLQLLTDLQKLHLKTCSRLSERSVIMEVVRFQRLTHLLLCGITFLSDSELIKIACLQNLHTLSLHTVQKALPEKALEYVLFHLPKLRELSLSCILSKEHFLLCLSLPDKHPIPYSSEESHPVPKLQLHVLALRQTGYNLLSERFLDQLSTIHTLTVCYIKDFLLHSVDVFGQVLKNLPNLTELNLLWISNLDMFVDNIPSSLVKLSVIGTKLSNSALSCLSDKSWKLREMDLTLSYGFDEKTLKQFPHLFPLLTRLCLSGFVLTDNILLSLAKMENLRELDVTDGTNLTKEAIQNFHITTDCRVHLLVERHSVSSKCDCLWST
- the LOC123368005 gene encoding uncharacterized protein LOC123368005 isoform X5, translating into MHCFLQQADNFALCYWFHLSVLLTVHQSLKLGSSESGRMQEKSMPASNTGIMRATHLLQLPQEMLTEIIMYLPAAEKSKVRATCSFFKDLVDQPVVWQKSTIVLRRISAFNAEFWDVLRKRKITSVEVKDIRLKQWQKLLRFMPGLLDVTVDSLWSEEILQGLQLLTDLQKLHLKTCSRLSERSVIMEVVRFQRLTHLLLCGITFLSDSELIKIACLQNLHTLSLHTVQKALPEKALEYVLFHLPKLRELSLSCILSKEHFLLCLSLPDKHPIPYSSEGISNLDMFVDNIPSSLVKLSVIGTKLSNSALSCLSDKSWKLREMDLTLSYGFDEKTLKQFPHLFPLLTRLCLSGFVLTDNILLSLAKMENLRELDVTDGTNLTKEAIQNFHITTDCRVHLLVERHSVSSKCDCLWST
- the LOC123368005 gene encoding uncharacterized protein LOC123368005 isoform X2 — its product is MHCFLQQADNFALCYWFHLSVLLTVHQSLKLGSSESGRMQEKSMPASNTGIMRATHLLQLPQEMLTEIIMYLPAAEKSKVRATCSFFKDLVDQPVVWQKSTIVLRRISAFNAEFWDVLRKRKITSVEVKDIRLKQWQKLLRFMPGLLDVTVDSLWSEEILQGLQLLTDLQKLHLKTCSRLSERSVIMEVVRFQRLTHLLLCGITFLSDSELIKIACLQNLHTLSLHTVQKALPEKALEYVLFHLPKLRELSLSCILSKEHFLLCLSLPDKHPIPYSSEERFLDQLSTIHTLTVCYIKDFLLHSVDVFGQVLKNLPNLTELNLLWISNLDMFVDNIPSSLVKLSVIGTKLSNSALSCLSDKSWKLREMDLTLSYGFDEKTLKQFPHLFPLLTRLCLSGFVLTDNILLSLAKMENLRELDVTDGTNLTKEAIQNFHITTDCRVHLLVERHSVSSKCDCLWST
- the LOC123368005 gene encoding uncharacterized protein LOC123368005 isoform X3 yields the protein MQEKSMPASNTGIMRATHLLQLPQEMLTEIIMYLPAAEKSKVRATCSFFKDLVDQPVVWQKSTIVLRRISAFNAEFWDVLRKRKITSVEVKDIRLKQWQKLLRFMPGLLDVTVDSLWSEEILQGLQLLTDLQKLHLKTCSRLSERSVIMEVVRFQRLTHLLLCGITFLSDSELIKIACLQNLHTLSLHTVQKALPEKALEYVLFHLPKLRELSLSCILSKEHFLLCLSLPDKHPIPYSSEESHPVPKLQLHVLALRQTGYNLLSERFLDQLSTIHTLTVCYIKDFLLHSVDVFGQVLKNLPNLTELNLLWISNLDMFVDNIPSSLVKLSVIGTKLSNSALSCLSDKSWKLREMDLTLSYGFDEKTLKQFPHLFPLLTRLCLSGFVLTDNILLSLAKMENLRELDVTDGTNLTKEAIQNFHITTDCRVHLLVERHSVSSKCDCLWST